A genomic region of Fluviispira vulneris contains the following coding sequences:
- a CDS encoding TonB C-terminal domain-containing protein — MKNNNILLNHPNRVPEIDEINMLKFGKAVYDTQRNILFSRSFPDDYINKSYLGPRYVRPLDLPLQKKIKQPAIDIIGSNPKIPFLSPDEIKEIYSPNRKHLIAAISIHILLITSFFVFSYIFNFESTPPEIVEVTFGMSENFAQTKQISQKDDEIGEREATKTIRDLPQLTKNIAPDTNPVPEQKTEKVMPKISDKSKDLILKEESNKNTVNNNEKLKTDIKKPIGPIPDQDKQKVSMEEFLKRKEIDTRKEDTRKNAGIRNANEEKPEGSKADVNNLPESPFSTPSDIPASPFAAAPSGVVEGKISSKSYNTYKAYIARQLKLNWSTTEGSTFAPTLKTRIKFTINPYGYLIGKPTVIQSSGNSQFDQLVINSLESTFPVPEVPPKDINPPKTFEASYSAKSVQ, encoded by the coding sequence ATGAAAAATAATAATATTCTTTTAAATCATCCAAATCGTGTTCCAGAAATTGATGAAATAAACATGCTCAAATTTGGAAAAGCTGTTTATGACACACAAAGAAATATTTTGTTTTCAAGATCATTTCCAGATGATTATATCAATAAATCTTATCTTGGTCCCAGATATGTTAGACCTTTGGATCTACCATTACAAAAAAAAATCAAACAACCTGCAATAGACATCATAGGCTCAAATCCAAAAATACCTTTTTTATCTCCAGATGAAATAAAAGAAATTTATTCACCGAATAGAAAACATTTAATTGCTGCAATTTCAATACATATTCTATTAATAACAAGTTTTTTTGTTTTTTCTTATATTTTTAACTTTGAATCAACTCCACCAGAAATTGTCGAAGTGACTTTTGGTATGAGTGAAAACTTTGCCCAAACTAAGCAAATTTCTCAAAAAGATGATGAAATAGGCGAACGAGAAGCAACAAAAACGATTCGAGACTTGCCTCAATTAACCAAAAACATTGCTCCTGATACAAATCCAGTACCTGAACAAAAAACTGAAAAAGTTATGCCCAAAATATCTGATAAATCTAAAGATCTTATATTAAAAGAAGAAAGCAATAAAAACACTGTAAATAATAATGAAAAATTAAAAACAGATATTAAAAAACCTATTGGCCCTATTCCAGATCAAGACAAACAAAAAGTCAGCATGGAAGAATTCTTAAAACGTAAAGAAATAGACACAAGGAAAGAAGACACTCGCAAAAATGCAGGTATACGCAATGCTAATGAAGAAAAACCAGAGGGTAGCAAAGCTGATGTTAATAATTTACCAGAGTCGCCCTTTTCTACACCCAGTGATATTCCGGCTAGTCCATTTGCTGCAGCCCCATCTGGTGTTGTTGAAGGTAAAATTAGTTCAAAAAGCTACAACACATATAAAGCATATATTGCTCGTCAATTAAAATTAAACTGGAGTACAACAGAAGGTTCTACATTCGCTCCGACATTAAAAACTCGAATAAAGTTTACCATAAATCCCTATGGATATCTCATTGGAAAACCGACAGTCATTCAATCTAGTGGTAATTCTCAATTTGATCAGCTTGTTATTAATTCTTTGGAAAGCACATTCCCTGTTCCAGAAGTTCCACCAAAAGATA